A DNA window from Centropristis striata isolate RG_2023a ecotype Rhode Island chromosome 10, C.striata_1.0, whole genome shotgun sequence contains the following coding sequences:
- the LOC131978641 gene encoding trace amine-associated receptor 13c-like, whose translation MPRPHYIRGEGLDSVMNMQRARDVSVTMEKWAGLLETDQLLLLFLKTETMEEAELCFPQLLNSSCRRPEPPHFDTVLIYLLLAFIALLTAALNLLVIISISHFRQLHTPTNLLLLSLAVSDFLVGLFGIPVEILMKQTCWMLGDLMCSLYSLFPVIIISASVGNMVLISVDRYVAICDPLHYPTKVTQKVVGIFVYLCWTCSTIYGIILSYENLKHPGRYKSCYGECMVNIPGLVDLIVSFIIPITVIIVLYMRVFVVAVSQARAMRSYTATVSLQHSKTVKVQRSELKAARTLGILVVVFLMCYSPFYCVILTGHNVLIGSSTKVILAFLMYSNSCLNPVIYAFFYPWFKKTIRLVVTFQILQPDSCEAQIL comes from the exons ATGCCCAGACCACATTACATCAGAGGGGAAGGTCTTGATAGTGTAATGAATATGCAGAGGGCCAGAGACGTCAGTGTGACCATGGAGAAGTGGGCAGGATTGTTGGAG ACAGATCAGCTGCTTCTCCTGTTTCTAAAGACGGAGACGATGGAAGAGGCTGAACTCTGTTTTCCACAGCTCCTcaactcctcctgcaggagaccAGAGCCTCCTCACTTTGACACTGTGCTTATTTACCTACTGCTGGCCTTCATCGCTCTGCTCACTGCAGCTCTCAACCTGCTGGTCATCATCTCCATCTCACATTTCAG GCAGCTCCACACCCCCaccaacctcctcctcctctctctggctgtctcagattttcttgtgggGCTCTTTGGGATACCGGTTGAAATCCTCATGAAGCAGACCTGCTGGATGCTGGGTGACCTCATGTGTTCCTTGTATTCCCTGTTTCCTGTCATCATAATCTCTGCCTCTGTGGGGAACATGGTGCTCATATCTGTTGACCGCTATGTTGCTATatgtgaccctctgcattatCCCACCAAAGTCACTCAAAAGGTTGTTGGAATATTTGTTTACCTGTGTTGGACTTGTTCTACTATTTATGGGATTATCCTATCATATGAAAACCTGAAGCATCCAGGCAGGTACAAATCCTGCTATGGAGAATGTATGGTTAACATTCCAGGACTTGTTGATCTTATTGTTAGCTTCATTATTCCTATTACTGTCATAATAGTTCTGTATATGAGAGTATTTGTGGTGGCTGTGTCTCAGGCTCGAGCCATGAGATCCTACACTGCAACTGTCTCACTCCAGCACTCTAAGACTGTAAAAGTTCAGagatctgagctgaaagcagccagaacTCTTGGTATTCTTGTAGTTGTGTTTCTGATGTGTTATTCTCCATTTTACTGCGTCATACTCACAGGTCACAATGTCCTGATTGGGTCTTCAACTAAAGTCATCTTGGCTTTTCTGATGTATTCTAACTCCTGCTTAAACCCCGTCATCTATGCCTTTTTCTACCCGTGGTTTAAAAAAACGATTAGACTTGTTGTTACTTTTCAGATATTGCAGCCTGACTCCTGTGAAGCTCAGATACtgtaa